A genomic segment from bacterium encodes:
- the hemC gene encoding hydroxymethylbilane synthase yields MIILGTRGSKLALIQAEEVKSRINDDVSIRKIKTSADRFLKPLQEFEEKGIFVKEIEEELLKGNIDLAVHSMKDIPIEVRESETQRVRSQELMISAVTKRISPYDVIVSKNKLGLFSLPKGARIGTGSMRRKLAIQAIRPELEVVYIRGNIETRIKMLEKGLDAIVVSEAALIRLSLSHLISEIIPEDILLPAPGQGSLGIQIRENDKRLEALTRPLNDRESEVCIKAERSFMSFFGQGCSSGISALAKIENGKITLKGCIFLEKKMIIEKEEGNNPIEVGKALAEKIKGGSVNGYC; encoded by the coding sequence ATGATTATCTTAGGAACAAGAGGAAGTAAGCTTGCTTTAATCCAGGCAGAGGAGGTAAAATCTAGGATAAATGACGATGTTTCTATTAGAAAAATTAAGACATCTGCCGATAGGTTTTTAAAACCCTTACAGGAATTTGAAGAAAAAGGTATATTTGTTAAAGAGATTGAGGAGGAATTATTAAAAGGAAATATTGATCTGGCTGTGCATTCTATGAAGGATATACCAATAGAAGTCAGAGAGTCAGAGACTCAGAGAGTCAGGAGTCAAGAATTGATGATTTCTGCGGTTACAAAGAGAATCTCTCCCTATGATGTGATTGTTTCAAAAAATAAATTAGGCTTATTTTCCCTTCCAAAGGGAGCAAGAATTGGGACAGGAAGTATGAGGAGGAAATTGGCTATTCAAGCAATAAGACCAGAGCTTGAGGTTGTTTACATAAGGGGAAACATTGAAACAAGGATAAAAATGCTAGAAAAGGGGCTTGATGCAATTGTTGTCTCTGAGGCTGCTTTAATTAGGCTTTCCCTTTCCCATTTAATTTCAGAAATAATTCCAGAGGATATCTTGCTTCCTGCACCAGGTCAAGGCTCACTTGGAATCCAGATAAGAGAAAATGATAAAAGGCTTGAAGCTTTAACAAGACCCCTTAATGATAGGGAATCTGAGGTCTGCATTAAAGCAGAAAGGTCATTTATGTCTTTTTTTGGGCAAGGTTGTAGCTCTGGAATTTCTGCATTGGCAAAAATAGAAAATGGCAAGATTACCCTTAAAGGATGTATTTTTTTGGAGAAAAAGATGATTATAGAAAAAGAGGAGGGCAATAATCCAATTGAAGTTGGAAAAGCCCTGGCAGAAAAAATAAAAGGAGGTAGTGTTAATGGATATTGTTGA